The Argentina anserina chromosome 3, drPotAnse1.1, whole genome shotgun sequence genome includes a region encoding these proteins:
- the LOC126786093 gene encoding uncharacterized protein LOC126786093, producing the protein MSPRTAQIHLVSSHQEVYEPCDDSFALVDALLADQANLLQHQPKLCMELGCGSGYVITSLALILGKEGHYIATDINPHAVRVTQETMEAHGVHAELINTNIASGLDKRLAGLVDVIVVNPPYVPTPEDEVGREGIASAWAGGENGRAVIDKILPVADSLLSEKGWLYMVTLSENNPSEICLQMREKGYASKILVQRLTEEENLQIIKFWRDVDPQLEAKDVATIKTVPSRVMESLRSQIPRMPFLGGNNSNKS; encoded by the coding sequence ATGTCCCCAAGAACTGCCCAAATCCACCTTGTCAGCTCACATCAAGAGGTTTATGAACCGTGtgatgattcttttgctttagTAGATGCTCTTTTGGCTGATCAAGCAAACTTGTTACAGCATCAACCGAAATTGTGCATGGAATTGGGCTGTGGTAGTGGCTATGTTATTACTTCTCTAGCTCTTATTCTCGGAAAGGAGGGGCACTATATTGCAACTGATATCAATCCCCATGCAGTGAGAGTGACTCAGGAAACTATGGAAGCACATGGGGTTCATGCAGAATTGATAAACACTAACATTGCATCAGGACTTGATAAGCGTCTGGCAGGATTAGTTGATGTAATAGTTGTCAACCCACCTTATGTGCCTACCCCTGAAGATGAAGTGGGTCGTGAAGGGATTGCATCTGCTTGGGCTGGTGGAGAGAACGGTCGTGCTGTGATTGATAAGATACTACCTGTTGCCGACAGTCTTTTGTCAGAGAAAGGCTGGTTGTATATGGTCACGCTTTCAGAAAACAATCCTTCAGAAATATGCCTCCAAATGAGAGAGAAGGGCTATGCTTCCAAAATCCTTGTCCAGAGATTGACAGAAGAAGAGAATCTCCAGATCATCAAGTTTTGGCGGGATGTTGATCCTCAATTAGAAGCAAAGGATGTGGCAACAATCAAAACAGTTCCATCAAGGGTCATGGAGTCTTTGCGCTCACAAATTCCTAGAATGCCGTTTCTGGGAGGCAATAACAGCAACAAGAGCTGA
- the LOC126787783 gene encoding uncharacterized protein LOC126787783, with protein sequence MVKSELEKSRGGRGLHVRGTERVVFRPPAKKLGFDGGVESFKSSYGCEIRDYRDGGGGRSRVRRRGEEEGYSGGGGYGGKRSGCGGLKTEPHSVVSEWDCSSYSPVKIRASGEVVRSLDSRGGRSEISESMVLEMEYECDHAWYDRE encoded by the coding sequence ATGGTGAAATCGGAACTCGAGAAGAGCAGAGGAGGTCGGGGATTGCATGTTCGCGGGACGGAGAGAGTTGTTTTCCGGCCACCGGCGAAGAAATTAGGATTTGACGGAGGTGTTGAGAGCTTCAAAAGTAGCTATGGCTGTGAAATAAGAGATTACagagatggtggtggtggtaggaGTAGGGTGAGGCGGAGAGGTGAAGAAGAGGGAtatagtggtggtggtggttatgGAGGGAAGAGAAGCGGATGTGGAGGTTTGAAGACGGAGCCGCATTCGGTTGTTTCTGAATGGGATTGTAGTTCTTACTCTCCGGTGAAGATACGTGCTTCTGGAGAGGTGGTGAGGTCTTTGGATTCGAGAGGAGGGAGGAGTGAGATTAGTGAGAGCATGGTTTTGGAGATGGAGTATGAGTGTGACCACGCATGGTATGATAGAGAATAA
- the LOC126787782 gene encoding pre-mRNA-splicing factor ATP-dependent RNA helicase DEAH7-like produces the protein MSGDLCLFYGDDEFCRKKEVELAKRMVQRDGSRMSLARTRRLAQRNADNAQWEDRQLLRSGAVRDTEVQNEFDDEDESKVMLLVHDTKPPFLDGRVVFTKQAEPVVPVKDPASDMAVIARKGSALVREIHQKQSLNKSRQRFWELAGSKLGDILGVEETAEHIDADTAVVGKDGEVDFKEDAKFAQHMKNGEAVSEFTKSKTISEQRQYLPIYSVRDELLQRIRENQVIVVVGETGSGKTTQLTQYLHEDGYTVNGIVGCTQPRRVAAMSVAKRVSEEMETELGDKVGYAIRFEDVTGPNTVIKYMTDGVLMRETLRDSDLDKYCVVVMDEAHERSLYTDVLFGILKKVVAQRRDFKLIVTSATLNAQKFSDFFGGAPIFSIPGRTFPVNKKYIGPCEDYVEAAVTQAMKIHIASPPGDILIFMTGQEEIEAACYSLAQRTEQLISSSKKGMSKLLILPMYSQLPADLQAKIFQKSEDGARKCIIATNIAETSLTVDGIFYVIDTGYGKMKVFNPRMGMDTLQVFPNSRAAADQRAGRAGRTGPGTCYRLYTENAYLNEMLARPVPEIQRTNLGYVVLLLKSLKVDNLLDFDFMDPPPQENILNSMYHLWILGALDNVGGLTASGWKMVEFPLDPPLAKMLLMGEKLGCVDEILTIVSMLSVPSVFFSPKDRAEESDAAREKFSVPESDHLTLYNVYQQWKQHQYRGDWCSDHFLHVKGLQKARQVRSQLLEILKKLKIPLTSCWPDTDIVRKAICSAYFQNAAKFKGVGEYVNCRTGIPCHLHPSSALYGMGCTPEYVVYHELILTAKEYMPCVTAVDPQWLADWGPMFFSVKESDTSVLQSKKRQLEEKTAMEEEMENLRKAQARADAESKRMEREKRSKQQQQVSLVGLHQGSSTYFRPKKLGL, from the coding sequence ATGAGTGGtgatttgtgtttgttttatgGGGATGATGAGTTTTGTCGAAAGAAGGAAGTGGAGTTGGCGAAGAGGATGGTGCAGAGAGATGGGAGTAGGATGAGCCTTGCTCGGACCAGGAGGTTGGCGCAGCGCAATGCGGATAATGCTCAGTGGGAGGACAGGCAGCTTCTGCGATCTGGTGCGGTTAGAGATACTGAGGTGCagaatgagtttgatgatgaagatgagagcAAAGTTATGCTTCTTGTTCATGATACAAAGCCTCCTTTCTTGGATGGTAGAGTTGTTTTTACCAAGCAAGCGGAGCCGGTTGTGCCAGTTAAGGATCCCGCATCGGATATGGCCGTGATTGCACGCAAGGGGTCTGCTCTAGTTAGGGAAATCCATCAGAAGCAGAGTTTGAATAAATCACGTCAGCGATTTTGGGAGCTTGCAGGTTCCAAACTTGGTGATATTCTTGGTGTTGAGGAAACAGCAGAGCATATTGATGCGGATACTGCTGTAGTTGGTAAAGATGGTGAAGTTGATTTTAAAGAAGATGCAAAGTTTGCTCAGCACATGAAGAATGGGGAGGCTGTTAGTGAATTCACAAAGTCAAAAACCATCTCAGAACAACGCCAGTATCTACCTATATATTCTGTGCGGGATGAGTTACTGCAGCGAATTCGAGAAAATCAGGTTATTGTAGTTGTTGGAGAAACTGGTTCTGGAAAGACAACTCAACTGACACAGTATCTGCATGAAGATGGCTACACTGTAAATGGTATAGTGGGTTGCACCCAACCAAGGCGTGTGGCAGCCATGAGTGTTGCAAAAAGAGTTAGTGAAGAGATGGAGACTGAGCTTGGTGATAAAGTTGGCTATGCAATTCGTTTTGAGGACGTGACAGGGCCAAATACTGTGATAAAATACATGACTGATGGAGTACTTATGCGTGAAACACTAAGAGATTCTGACCTTGATAAGTACTGTGTAGTTGTAATGGATGAAGCCCATGAAAGGTCACTATATACAGATGTGTTGTTTGGGATTTTGAAAAAAGTCGTTGCCCAGCGTCGTGATTTTAAGCTTATCGTGACATCTGCTACTTTAAATGCTCAGAAATTCTCAGATTTCTTTGGAGGTGCACCGATTTTTTCCATTCCTGGAAGAACATTTCctgtaaataaaaaatacataGGCCCATGTGAAGATTATGTTGAAGCTGCAGTGACACAGGCCATGAAGATTCACATTGCCAGCCCTCCAGGTGATATCCTCATCTTTATGACTGGGCAAGAGGAGATTGAAGCAGCCTGTTATTCTCTTGCGCAGCGAACGGAACAACTTATCTCCTCCTCGAAGAAAGGTATGTCTAAACTCTTGATACTCCCTATGTACTCACAGCTGCCAGCTGACTTGCAAGCAAAGATATTCCAAAAGTCTGAAGATGGGGCTCGTAAGTGCATTATAGCAACAAATATTGCTGAGACATCTTTGACTGTAGATGGTATCTTTTATGTCATTGACACCGGCTATGGTAAAATGAAAGTATTCAACCCTAGGATGGGTATGGATACCCTTCAAGTATTTCCTAATAGTCGTGCTGCTGCTGACCAACGTGCTGGGCGTGCTGGTAGAACTGGGCCTGGAACATGTTATCGGCTGTACACTGAGAATGCCTACCTGAATGAGATGCTGGCCCGTCCTGTACCAGAGATTCAGCGGACGAACCTTGGCTATGTGGTCTTGTTGCTCAAGTCTCTCAAGGTTGATAACTtgcttgattttgatttcatgGACCCACCTCCCCAGGAAAATATTCTTAATTCAATGTACCACCTGTGGATCTTGGGAGCACTCGACAATGTGGGAGGTTTGACTGCCTCCGGCTGGAAAATGGTGGAGTTCCCATTGGACCCTCCACTTGCTAAGATGTTATTGATGGGTGAAAAGCTAGGAtgtgttgatgaaattttgactATTGTCTCCATGCTTTCAGTGCCGTCAGTATTCTTTAGTCCCAAAGATAGGGCAGAGGAGAGCGATGCTGCTCGGGAGAAATTTTCAGTCCCTGAGTCTGACCACCTGACATTGTATAATGTTTATCAACAGTGGAAACAACATCAGTATCGGGGGGACTGGTGCAGTGACCATTTTTTGCATGTTAAAGGGTTACAAAAAGCTAGACAGGTTAGGTCCCAGCTGCTAGAGATTCTGAAGAAGTTGAAAATTCCGCTCACATCTTGTTGGCCAGATACTGACATTGTGAGGAAAGCTATTTGCTCAGCATACTTTCAAAATGCAGCAAAGTTTAAGGGTGTGGGTGAGTATGTTAATTGCCGGACTGGGATACCATGCCATTTACACCCAAGCAGTGCCCTTTATGGCATGGGCTGTACCCCGGAGTATGTGGTTTATCATGAACTGATTTTGACAGCAAAGGAGTATATGCCGTGTGTCACAGCAGTGGATCCACAATGGTTGGCTGATTGGGGACCCATGTTCTTTTCTGTAAAGGAGTCGGATACATCAGTATTGCAGAGTAAGAAGAGACAGCTGGAAGAAAAAACAGCTATGGAGGAGGAAATGGAGAATCTGAGAAAGGCTCAAGCACGGGCAGATGCAGAAAGCAAGCGGATGGAGAGGGAAAAGAGGTCTAAACAGCAGCAGCAAGTCTCGTTGGTGGGTTTGCACCAGGGCTCTTCTACATATTTCAGGCCAAAGAAACTTGGcttgtaa
- the LOC126786109 gene encoding leucine-rich repeat receptor-like serine/threonine-protein kinase BAM3: MKSVVLSSLLVFFICFHCVCSHDQSLRRQASILVSLKQGFEASDPSLSSWNVSNYKFLCSWAGIKCDNLSRSVVSLDISNYNLSGSLSPVITELRTLVNLSVSGNDFSGSFPAGIHKLPRLQYLNISNNGFGGSLDWEFAQLKELILLDAYNNDFNGSLPLGVTQLPKLKRLDFGGNYFSGSIPPSYGNMSQLNYLSVAGNDLSGFIPSELGNLTSLNQLFLGYFNDFDGGIPSEIGKLANLFHLDLASCGLEGSIPPELGNLKKLDTLFLQTNQLSGSIPAQLGNLSSLRSLDLSNNALTGDIPVEFSALRELTLLNLFINKFHGGIPHEIADLPNLQVLKLWQNNFTGAIPLKLGQNGKLVELDLSTNKLTGEVPKSLCFGRKLKILILLNNFLFGPLPDDLGECDTLVRVRLGQNYLSGSIPRGFLYLPELTLMELQNNYLSGRLDMQEKSQVPSKLSQLNLSSNRLSGSPPASIGNFSSLQILLLSGNKFTGEIPSDIGRLKNVLKLDMSRNNFSGSIPPEIGNCTLLTYLDLSQNQLSGPIPPQVVQIHILNYFNVSWNHLNQSLPRELGSLKSLTSADFSHNSFSGSVPQTGQYLFFNSTSFLGNPDLCDSSVNPCNYSSNSPLESHNQNGTRSQVLGKFKLVFALGLLLCSFVFATFAIIKTRKVRKNSNTWKLTAFQKLEFGSEDILECIKDNNIIGRGGAGIVYRGTMLSGEQVAVKKLLGINKGSSHDNGLSAEIQTLGKIRHRNIVRLLAFCSNKETNLLVYEYMPNGSLGEVLHGKRGGYLKWETRLNIAIEAAKGLCYLHHDCSPLILHRDVKSNNILLNSEFEAHVADFGLAKFLQDTGTSECMSAIAGSYGYIAPEYAYTLRVDEKSDVYSFGVVLLELITGRRPVGGFGEEGMDIVQWTKVQTDSRKEGVIKILDQRLGSVPLDEAMQVFFVAVLCVQEQSVERPTMREVVQMLAQAKQPNTFHMQ, translated from the exons ATGAAGTCTGTCGTCCTCTCCTCTCTTCTGGTGTTCTTCATTTGCTTCCATTGTGTTTGTTCACATGATCAGTCTCTTAGGAGACAAGCTTCCATCTTGGTTTCTCTCAAACAAGGTTTTGAAGCCTCAGATCCTTCTCTTAGTAGCTGGAATGTATCAAACTATAAGTTCCTCTGCTCTTGGGCTGGTATCAAATGTGACAACCTCAGTAGATCAGTAGTTTCCTTGGACATATCGAATTACAACCTCTCCGGTTCTCTTTCACCTGTCATCACAGAACTGAGAACTCTTGTCAATCTCTCAGTGTCTGGGAATGATTTTTCAGGTAGTTTCCCAGCTGGAATTCACAAGCTTCCGAGGCTTCAATACCTCAACATATCCAACAATGGCTTTGGTGGAAGCTTAGACTGGGAATTTGCTCAGCTAAAGGAGCTCATATTGCTTGATGCTTACAACAATGACTTCAATGGTTCACTCCCATTAGGTGTCACTCAGCTTCCTAAGCTGAAGCGCTTAGACTTCGGAGGAAATTACTTCAGTGGCAGCATCCCTCCAAGTTATGGAAATATGTCACAGCTGAATTATCTCTCAGTTGCAGGCAATGATCTCAGTGGTTTCATACCAAGTGAGCTTGGCAATCTTACTAGCCTCAATCAGCTGTTCTTGGGGTACTTCAATGATTTCGATGGAGGTATCCCATCTGAGATTGGTAAACTGGCCAATCTATTCCACTTAGACCTTGCAAGCTGTGGTTTGGAGGGCTCAATCCCACCTGAGCTGGGAAATCTTAAGAAGCTAGACACTTTGTTCTTGCAAACCAATCAGCTCAGTGGTTCCATTCCTGCTCAGCTTGGGAACTTGAGTAGCTTGAGGTCTCTTGATCTCTCAAACAATGCACTAACGGGAGACATCCCTGTTGAGTTCTCAGCCCTCCGCGAGCTTACTCTCTTGAACTTGTTCATCAACAAGTTTCATGGAGGAATCCCTCATGAAATTGCTGACCTACCTAACCTGCAGGTCTTGAAGCTGTGGCAAAACAATTTCACTGGAGCAATTCCTTTAAAGCTTGGTCAGAATGGTAAACTGGTTGAGCTTGATCTGTCTACTAATAAGCTCACTGGGGAAGTCCCAAAATCTCTTTGCTTTGGAAGGAAGCTGAAGATTTTAATTCTGCTCAACAACTTCCTGTTTGGGCCTCTACCTGATGATCTTGGTGAATGTGACACTCTAGTACGAGTTAGGTTGGGGCAGAATTACCTGAGTGGATCAATTCCAAGAGGGTTTCTGTACTTGCCTGAGCTCACTCTTATGGAGCTGCAGAATAATTATCTAAGTGGTCGACTTGATATGCAGGAAAAAAGCCAAGTACCCTCAAAGCTTTCACAGCTAAATCTTTCAAGCAATCGCTTATCGGGGTCACCTCCTGCATCTATCGGAAATTTCTCTAGCTTGCAGATTCTTCTGCTAAGTGGAAACAAATTTACTGGTGAAATTCCATCCGACATAGGCCGGTTGAAAAATGTTCTGAAGTTGGATATGAGCAGAAACAATTTTTCAGGCAGCATTCCACCAGAAATTGGAAATTGTACCTTGCTGACTTATCTAGATTTGAGCCAAAACCAACTTTCTGGTCCAATTCCACCTCAAGTTGTTCAAATTCACATACTGAATTACTTCAACGTGTCATGGAACCACTTAAACCAGAGCCTGCCAAGAGAACTTGGGTCCTTGAAGAGTTTAACCTCTGCTGATTTTTCCCACAATAGTTTCTCAGGTTCAGTACCACAAACAGGTCAATACTTATTCTTTAACTCCACATCTTTTCTAGGCAACCCTGATTTATGTGACTCTTCAGTAAATCCTTGCAACTACTCTTCAAACTCACCATTAGAGTCCCACAACCAAAATGGTACAAGGTCTCAAGTCCTAGGGAAATTTAAGCTTGTCTTTGCATTAGGCCTCTTGTTGTGTTCATTTGTGTTTGCAACCTTTGCAATCATAAAGACCAGAAAGGTGAGGaagaattcaaatacatgGAAGCTTACCGCCTTCCAGAAGCTAGAATTTGGTAGTGAAGACATTTTGGAGTGCATTAAGGACAACAATATTATAGGGAGAGGTGGAGCTGGGATTGTATATAGAGGAACAATGTTAAGCGGCGAGCAAGTAGCTGTTAAGAAGCTGTTGGGGATTAACAAAGGCTCTTCTCATGATAATGGCCTCTCTGCAGAAATTCAGACACTTGGGAAAATCAGGCACCGGAACATTGTCCGGTTGCTAGCATTTTGCTCCAACAAAGAGACCAATCTGCTTGTCTATGAGTACATGCCGAACGGCAGCTTGGGTGAAGTTTTGCATGGGAAGAGAGGTGGATATCTTAAATGGGAGACTAGGCTTAACATAGCCATTGAAGCAGCAAAAGGGCTTTGTTACTTGCACCATGATTGTTCCCCTTTGATTCTACATAGGGATGTCAAGTCCAACAACATTTTGCTCAACTCGGAGTTCGAGGCTCATGTAGCAGATTTCGGGCTCGCCAAGTTCTTGCAGGACACTGGAACATCAGAATGCATGTCTGCAATTGCTGGCTCATATGGTTACATTGCTCCAG AATATGCATACACATTGAGAGTTGATGAGAAGAGCGATGTGTATAGCTTTGGGGTGGTACTATTGGAACTGATCACAGGGAGGAGGCCAGTAGGGGGTTTCGGAGAAGAGGGCATGGACATTGTTCAATGGACTAAGGTACAGACTGACTCGCGCAAAGAAGGGGTGATTAAGATCCTAGATCAACGGCTAGGAAGCGTTCCTTTGGATGAAGCAATGCAGGTGTTCTTTGTAGCAGTGTTATGTGTTCAAGAGCAGAGTGTGGAGAGGCCAACCATGAGAGAAGTTGTTCAGATGCTCGCACAAGCTAAGCAGCCAAACACATTTCACATGCAATGA
- the LOC126787999 gene encoding transcription initiation factor TFIID subunit 11, whose translation MRPQSKDPFEAAFEEQDDSPPDSPAGVDAIRAALDEDYDEGLPPEDPPPPASSTLSPSAAAASAAFTTVAAVTPATKTVAKKSSAKPPLPRAAKQSQQNKDEDDDEDEDNVDVELGKYPATGDPVKMARMQAILSRFSEEQMSRYESFRRAGFQKSNMKRLLASISGTPKISVPMTIVVSGIAKIFVGELVETARMVMAERRESGPIRPCHIRESYRRLKLEGKVPKRSVSRLFR comes from the exons ATGAGGCCCCAATCCAAGGACCCATTCGAAGCTGCGTTCGAGGAGCAAGACGACTCGCCGCCCGATTCTCCCGCCGGCGTCGACGCCATACGCGCCGCCCTCGACGAGGACTACGACGAGGGCCTCCCCCCTGAAGACCCCCCGCCGCCAGCCTCTTCCACACTGTCCCCCTCCGCCGCCGCAGCTTCCGCCGCGTTCACCACCGTAGCGGCTGTAACTCCGGCGACCAAAACCGTAGCCAAGAAAAGCTCCGCAAAGCCGCCTCTGCCTCGCGCCGCGAAGCAGAGCCAGCAGAACaaagatgaggatgatgatgaagacgaAGACAACGTCGATGTTGAGCTCGGGAAGTACCCGGCGACCGGTGACCCTGTGAAAATGGCCAGGATGCA GGCTATTTTGTCGCGATTCTCGGAGGAGCAGATGAGTAGATATGAGTCGTTTCGAAGAGCTGGGTTTCAGAAGTCCAACATGAAGAGG TTGCTAGCAAGCATCAGTGGAACCCCAAAAATATCAGTGCCAATGACTATTGTAGTGTCGGGGATAGCAAAGATATTTGTTGGAGAACTTGTTGAAACAG CCAGAATGGTTATGGCAGAGAGGAGAGAATCTGGACCAATCAGACCATGCCACATTAGAGAATCCTACCGGAGATTAAAGCTGGAAGGCAAAGTCCCCAAGAGATCAGTCTCAAGGCTCTTCCGGTAG
- the LOC126787699 gene encoding uncharacterized protein LOC126787699 isoform X1, protein MMMMRYQRVSPDCVPLSNGKKPNMRASPKEEMNMMTENTTTTTTSSTVSSLESKPFRFRSQDPSPLSQFGGLPTSPSPESRSTHHSPGRTPSPSRAGSGGDVLLQWGHKKRSRVSRTEIRVLADESSSSAQARQAKVQRRAAHAAAMADKSMPPPPPPPPVPSSSSTSSFSNGKLRKEASGLLPNRNLEDRSAVVSGSPSRSTLVGNGRAASRSIAGKRSPPPEKSERKMPSCSGRSAKDDKANGSSDHRANHVDSTSLQSEQIAGGANHSGGAGAEKVNYEVAEWPRIYLALSRKEKEDDFLAMKGTKLPQRPKKRAKNVDRTLQYCFPGMWLSDLTRNRYEVREKKCVKKQKRRGLKGMESVESESE, encoded by the exons atgatgatgatgag GTACCAGAGAGTGAGCCCGGATTGTGTTCCTCTAAGCAATGGCAAGAAACCAAACATGAGAGCTTCGCCAAAAGAAGAGATGAACATGATGACCGAaaacaccaccaccactacaACAAGCAGCACAGTCTCCTCGTTGGAATCCAAACCCTTCAGATTCCGATCCCAAGACCCAAGTCCCCTCTCCCAATTCGGAGGCCTACCCACTTCTCCCAGCCCCGAAAGCCGCTCCACCCACCACAGCCCGGGCCGCACTCCCAGCCCCAGCCGCGCCGGCTCCGGCGGTGATGTCCTCCTGCAGTGGGGCCACAAAAAGAGGTCCCGGGTCTCGAGAACTGAGATCCGGGTCTTGGCTGATGAGTCCTCCTCATCAGCTCAAGCTAGACAAGCCAAAGTGCAGAGGAGAGCGGCGCATGCTGCCGCCATGGCAGACAAGTCCATGCCCccgccgcctcctccgccaCCGGTCCCGTCTTCGAGCTCGACGTCGTCGTTTTCCAATGGTAAACTCCGAAAGGAAGCCTCAGGTTTGCTTCCGAACAG GAATTTAGAAGATCGATCTGCTGTGGTTAGTGGGTCACCCTCGAGAAGCACTCTGGTCGGGAACGGCCGTGCTGCTTCTAGATCTATAGCCGGGAAAAGGTCTCCTCCTCCTGAAAAAAGTGAGAGAAAGATGCCATCTTGCTCAGGAAGATCAGCCAAAGATGACAAGGCAAATGGGTCATCTGATCACCGGGCAAACCATGTCGATTCCACCTCATTACAATCGGAACAAATAGCTGGAGGTGCTAACCATTCTGGTGGAGCAGGAGCTGAAAAAGTGAACTATGAAGTGGCTGAGTGGCCGAGAATTTACTTGGCTTTGTCAAGGAAGGAGAAAGAAGATGATTTCCTCGCAATGAAAGGCACCAAGCTGCCGCAGAGACCCAAGAAAAGGGCCAAGAACGTTGATAGAACCCTACAG TATTGTTTCCCAGGGATGTGGCTATCTGACTTGACAAGGAATCGCTATGAGGTCAGGGAGAAGAAATGTGTGAAGAAG CAGAAGCGAAGGGGACTGAAAGGGATGGAGAGTGTGGAAAGTGAATCCGAGTAG
- the LOC126787699 gene encoding uncharacterized protein LOC126787699 isoform X2, translating to MMMMRYQRVSPDCVPLSNGKKPNMRASPKEEMNMMTENTTTTTTSSTVSSLESKPFRFRSQDPSPLSQFGGLPTSPSPESRSTHHSPGRTPSPSRAGSGGDVLLQWGHKKRSRVSRTEIRVLADESSSSAQARQAKVQRRAAHAAAMADKSMPPPPPPPPVPSSSSTSSFSNGKLRKEASGLLPNRNLEDRSAVVSGSPSRSTLVGNGRAASRSIAGKRSPPPEKSERKMPSCSGRSAKDDKANGSSDHRANHVDSTSLQSEQIAGGANHSGGAGAEKVNYEVAEWPRIYLALSRKEKEDDFLAMKGTKLPQRPKKRAKNVDRTLQYCFPGMWLSDLTRNRYEVREKKCVKKKRRGLKGMESVESESE from the exons atgatgatgatgag GTACCAGAGAGTGAGCCCGGATTGTGTTCCTCTAAGCAATGGCAAGAAACCAAACATGAGAGCTTCGCCAAAAGAAGAGATGAACATGATGACCGAaaacaccaccaccactacaACAAGCAGCACAGTCTCCTCGTTGGAATCCAAACCCTTCAGATTCCGATCCCAAGACCCAAGTCCCCTCTCCCAATTCGGAGGCCTACCCACTTCTCCCAGCCCCGAAAGCCGCTCCACCCACCACAGCCCGGGCCGCACTCCCAGCCCCAGCCGCGCCGGCTCCGGCGGTGATGTCCTCCTGCAGTGGGGCCACAAAAAGAGGTCCCGGGTCTCGAGAACTGAGATCCGGGTCTTGGCTGATGAGTCCTCCTCATCAGCTCAAGCTAGACAAGCCAAAGTGCAGAGGAGAGCGGCGCATGCTGCCGCCATGGCAGACAAGTCCATGCCCccgccgcctcctccgccaCCGGTCCCGTCTTCGAGCTCGACGTCGTCGTTTTCCAATGGTAAACTCCGAAAGGAAGCCTCAGGTTTGCTTCCGAACAG GAATTTAGAAGATCGATCTGCTGTGGTTAGTGGGTCACCCTCGAGAAGCACTCTGGTCGGGAACGGCCGTGCTGCTTCTAGATCTATAGCCGGGAAAAGGTCTCCTCCTCCTGAAAAAAGTGAGAGAAAGATGCCATCTTGCTCAGGAAGATCAGCCAAAGATGACAAGGCAAATGGGTCATCTGATCACCGGGCAAACCATGTCGATTCCACCTCATTACAATCGGAACAAATAGCTGGAGGTGCTAACCATTCTGGTGGAGCAGGAGCTGAAAAAGTGAACTATGAAGTGGCTGAGTGGCCGAGAATTTACTTGGCTTTGTCAAGGAAGGAGAAAGAAGATGATTTCCTCGCAATGAAAGGCACCAAGCTGCCGCAGAGACCCAAGAAAAGGGCCAAGAACGTTGATAGAACCCTACAG TATTGTTTCCCAGGGATGTGGCTATCTGACTTGACAAGGAATCGCTATGAGGTCAGGGAGAAGAAATGTGTGAAGAAG AAGCGAAGGGGACTGAAAGGGATGGAGAGTGTGGAAAGTGAATCCGAGTAG